GTCCTCGGTGGTGTGCGCGTCGCTGACCAGCGTCGCGTCGTAGCCGCGGGCGAGCGCGCCGTGGATGGTCGAGCGGATGCACATGTCGGTCTGCGCCCCGCACACCACCAGGTGACCGACCCCCAGGTCGGCGAGCACGTTCTCCAGCGTCGTGTCCTCGAACGAGTCGCCGTAGCTCTTCTCGACCAGCGGCTCCGCCTCGTCCGGCGCCAGCTCCGGCACGATCCGCCACTCGTCGCTGCCCCGCGCCAGCCCGGCGTCGTTGTGCTGGACCCAGACGACCGGCACCCGCTCCTGGCGCGCCTTCTCCACCAGGTCCGCGACGTTCGCGACGACGGCGTCGCGCGCGTGCGCGCCGGCGACCACGCCGTTCTGGACGTCGACCACGAGCAGGGCGGTGTTCGGGCGGTTCTCCAAGGTCGTCATGACACCCATGACACCCCAGCCGCCCCGTTCACTGCAACGCCGGGGGAAACCGGGACCGGGCGACGCCTGCTGCGTAGGCTGACGGCAGCGAACGGGGGTGCGGTGGACCGCGAGACGGCTGAGGCGCTGGAGGAGGCCGAGGAGACCGGCGTCCTCAAGCTGGAACGCCTCGTCTCGGTGCCGCGCGAGGTACGGGGGCTGACCGGCCTCCGCGAGCTCCGGCTCGTCGACGGCGAGTTCGAGCTTCCGTACTGGCTACCGGCACTCACGTCGCTCCGGGTGCTGGACCTGCACGACAGCGTCGTGCCGTCACTCGACCCCCTGATGGGGATGGAGTCGCTCCGCGCCCTCGGCCTGTCGGGCCTGTCCGGGGCATTGCGGGAACGGGCGGTCAGGACCTTGACCGGTCTGGAGGCGCTGGTGGCGCCGGACACCGATACCCGCGCCGTCCCGCCGTGGATCGCCCGACTCACGAACCTTCGGCTGCTCGACCTCGGCGGCAACCCTCTCGGACACATCGCGCCCGGCATCGAGCTCCCGGCACTGGACGCGCTGTTCCTGTGGGGCCATGAGTTCTCCCGCGTGCCGGATGCGTTGCGCGCGCTCAGCCGGCTTCGCGTCCTCGACCTGAGCCGCGGCGGGTCGCACGACCGACCGCGGAACGAGGAGCCGTCGATCGGAGAGTTCAACCTCTGGCGCTTGGTCGGCCGCGGCACCAGGAGGCGCGGTATCACGTCCCCCTTCCAGGAACTACCCGACTGGGTCGCGGGGCTGCCACTCGAATGGTTGAGCGTGGCCGGGCTGGGCCTCCCCACGCTCCCGGAGCTGCCGCCGACGCTGTGGTGCCTCTACGCCCGACGCAACGCCTTCACCGAGGTCCCTCCCTCGGTGACGCGGCTCCCCCGGCTCGCCCGGCTGGACCTGAGCCGCAACGCGATCCGCGACATCGACCCGCCCACCCTCGACCGGCTGCGGCACCTAAGCCTCCTCGACCTCAGCGGGAACCCGCTCGGCGTGCCGCCGGAGGTGCTCGCGGACGAGACGACGACCCCCCGCACGCTCGCGGACTACCTCACCCGGGTGAAGACCACCGGCCGTCCGCTGAACGAGGCGAAGCTGCTGGTGGTCGGCGAGGGCTCGGTGGGCAAGACGTCGCTGATCCGGCGGCTGGTGCGCGGCGACTTCGCGCCGTACGAGTCGAAGACGGAGGGGATCGCGGTCACCCGCTGGCCGATCCAGACGTCCGGCGACCCGGTGACGTTGAACGTCTGGGACTTCGGCGGCCAGGAGATCATGCACGCGACGCACCAGTTCTTCCTGACCCGCCGCAGCGTGTACGTCCTCGTCCTCGACACGCGGCAGGGCGAGGAGCAGAACCGCGTCGAGTACTGGCTCAAGCTCGTCAACGGCTTCTCCGACTCCTCCCCCGTCATCGTCGTCGGCAACAAGACCGACGAGGGGGTGCTCGACATCGACGTCCGCGGGCTCCGGGCCAAGTACCCGAACGTCGTCGCCGTGCTGCCCGTCTCCTGCCGGTCCGGCGCCGGGGTCGAGGAGGTGCGGCAGCGGGTCGCGCAGACCGTCGACGCACTGCCGCACGTGCGCGACGCGCTGCCGCACGGCTTCTTCGCGGTGAAGGACGAGCTCGCCGCGCTGGACGTCAACTACCTCGGCTACGACGAGTACACCGGGATCTGCGCGCGCCACGACGTCCTGGAGCCACCGGCGCAGGAGCAGCTGGTGGGGTTCCTGCACGACCTCGGCAGCGTGCTCTGCTTCCGCGACGACCCGCGGCTGTCCGACACGAACATCCTCAACCCGACGTGGGTGACCGGCGGCGTCTACCGGCTCCTCAACTCGAACCTCGCCGCGCAGCGGAAGGGCCTGCTGCGCTGGGCGGACGTGGACGCGATCCTGGACGACCCGGACTACCCGCCGCAACGGCGCCAGTTCATCGTCGACGTCATGAAGCGCTTCGAGCTCTGCTACGAGGCTGACGGCACGTTCCTGGTCCCGGACCTGCTGACGAAGGAGGAGCCCGACACGGGCAGCTGGGACGACGCGCTGCACTTCGAGATCGCGTATGACATCTTGCCGACCAGCGTCATCTCCCGGCTGATCGTCCGGATGCGGTCCCTCATCAGCAGGGAGACGGTGTGGCGCACCGGGTTCGTCGCGCGGATGGACAGGAGCCGGGCGCTGATCCGCGGCGACCGGGAGGACGCGGTGGTCACGGTGGACGTGACCGGACCGCCGGAGGGCCGCCGCGGGATCCTCACGATGATCCGCGGCGAGCTGCGCGCGATCACCGCGACGATCCCCGGCCTCACCTGCCAGGAGCGCGTGCCGGTGCCGGGCTACCCGGGCGTGTGGGTCCCCTACGACCACCTGCTGAACCTGGAGGCGGCCGGCCGCCGCACCGTCGTCCCGCAGGGCCTCACGATCGAGTTCCCTGTGCGGGAGCTGCTCGCCGGGGTCGACGAGCCGGTGCCGGTGCCCGTGGGGCAGGCCCAGGTAGAGCCGGCTCCGCAACCCGCGCCGCCGCCACCCGTGGACGGCACGCCGTGGCAGCCCCGGGAGGCGATGTGGCTGGGCGTCCTGCTGCTGGGCGGGCTCCTGCTCCTCGCCGTCGCCGTGCGGCTGCTGAAGCTCGGCCCGGCAATCATCGCCGTGGCACTGCCCGCCGTCGTCGTCCTGGCGTTCGTGGTGCTGCGCGTCACCGGCCGCGTCTCGGAGGGGGCGCTGACCGACATCGTGAAGGGCGTTCTCACCCGGAAGGACGGTGAGTCTCCCTAGCGTTGTGACAGGAGGGTGGCCCGTCCCCTATGCTTCCGTGGTTCCCCGACGGCACGGCAGTGGGGTCGTCCGCGCACGACGGCGTAGCCGCCGGGCGACTCGCCCCCATCGTCTAGAGGCCTAGGACACCGCCCTTTCAAGGCGGCGACACGGGTTCGAATCCCGTTGGGGGTACGCAGCACCACCGAGGTCCCGTAGTGCAGTTTGGAGTGCACGCCGCCCTGTCAAGGCGGAGGTCGCGGGTTCAAATCCCGTCGGGACCGCGAGTTGTTCCGGGGCAGGTAGCTCAGTTGGTACGAGCGTCCGCCTGAAAAGCGGAAGGTCGGCGGTTCGACCCCGCCCCTGCCCACCACTACCGCGGCGGCACCGCCCGCCGCACGGTCGCCTGCACCGCGTCGGCAACGGTCTCCGGCGCCTCGTGCTCCCAGAAGCGCAGCACGGTCCAGCCGGCCGCCTGCAGCCGGTCGGTGGTGTCACGGTCGCGCTCCTGGTTCACGCCCAGCTTGGTCCGCCACCAGTCGGCGTTGGCCGCCGGCTGCGTCCCGTGGGCGGCGCAGCCGTGCCAGAAGCACCCGTCGATGAACACCGCGACCCGCTGCCGCGTGAACGCCACGTCGATCGTCCGCCGGCGCAGGCCCGGGATCCGGTACGCGACCCGGTACCGCAGCCCGCGCGCGTGCAGCAGCCGGCGCACCTCGATCTCCGGCTTCGTGTCCCGGCGGCGGAGCCGGCTCATCCGCGACGACACCTCCGCCGACGACGGGCCTGGGTGCTCGGGGACGCGGGTCACTGGAGGAAGAACTCCACCGCCGTCAGCACCGCCCGCAGGCCGGGCAGGGTGACGGTCTCGCCGCGCGACTCGAAGTGCGGCAGCCACACCGCGCCGCTCGCCTCGACGATGCCGCGGGCCAGCCCGGTCTTCGTCTCGCCGGGGTCGATGCCCAGCGACAGCACCCGGTTGACGGCGGCGAAGATCTCCCGCGGCTCCTTGCTCCCGGTCGACATCGGCGGGGCGGCAACGCCGATCCAGGCCGCGATGGCGGCGACCGCGTCCGCCTTCACGTACCGGCCCGATGTCACGACGCCGCCCGCAGCCGCTCGACCTCCGCGGCCGCCCAACGCAGCGCCGGCAGCAGCCGTTCCGGTTGCGGCCGCCCGGCGAGGAGCCCGGCGAGCCGTGGCCGGTCGAGGATCAGCGTCCTGGCTGCGAGCCGGTTCCACGGCTCGCCGGCCGGCACCACGCCGGGCACCGCCAGCGCCGTCATGGGGTCGACGTCGAGGCTGAGCCAGCCGTCCCAGACCCGCAGGTCGATGTCGCCGGCCTTGTGCTCGTAGTCCTGCTCGAGGGTGCACTGCGCGAGCAGGACCGGGAACCCGGAACGGCGGTCGACGAACGGGC
This Mycobacteriales bacterium DNA region includes the following protein-coding sequences:
- a CDS encoding very short patch repair endonuclease; translation: MTRVPEHPGPSSAEVSSRMSRLRRRDTKPEIEVRRLLHARGLRYRVAYRIPGLRRRTIDVAFTRQRVAVFIDGCFWHGCAAHGTQPAANADWWRTKLGVNQERDRDTTDRLQAAGWTVLRFWEHEAPETVADAVQATVRRAVPPR
- a CDS encoding cysteine hydrolase family protein; its protein translation is MTTLENRPNTALLVVDVQNGVVAGAHARDAVVANVADLVEKARQERVPVVWVQHNDAGLARGSDEWRIVPELAPDEAEPLVEKSYGDSFEDTTLENVLADLGVGHLVVCGAQTDMCIRSTIHGALARGYDATLVSDAHTTEDLTEWGAPPPDQVIAHTNMYWSDQKAPGRTAGTVEAKDVAFTAS
- a CDS encoding COR domain-containing protein; the protein is MDRETAEALEEAEETGVLKLERLVSVPREVRGLTGLRELRLVDGEFELPYWLPALTSLRVLDLHDSVVPSLDPLMGMESLRALGLSGLSGALRERAVRTLTGLEALVAPDTDTRAVPPWIARLTNLRLLDLGGNPLGHIAPGIELPALDALFLWGHEFSRVPDALRALSRLRVLDLSRGGSHDRPRNEEPSIGEFNLWRLVGRGTRRRGITSPFQELPDWVAGLPLEWLSVAGLGLPTLPELPPTLWCLYARRNAFTEVPPSVTRLPRLARLDLSRNAIRDIDPPTLDRLRHLSLLDLSGNPLGVPPEVLADETTTPRTLADYLTRVKTTGRPLNEAKLLVVGEGSVGKTSLIRRLVRGDFAPYESKTEGIAVTRWPIQTSGDPVTLNVWDFGGQEIMHATHQFFLTRRSVYVLVLDTRQGEEQNRVEYWLKLVNGFSDSSPVIVVGNKTDEGVLDIDVRGLRAKYPNVVAVLPVSCRSGAGVEEVRQRVAQTVDALPHVRDALPHGFFAVKDELAALDVNYLGYDEYTGICARHDVLEPPAQEQLVGFLHDLGSVLCFRDDPRLSDTNILNPTWVTGGVYRLLNSNLAAQRKGLLRWADVDAILDDPDYPPQRRQFIVDVMKRFELCYEADGTFLVPDLLTKEEPDTGSWDDALHFEIAYDILPTSVISRLIVRMRSLISRETVWRTGFVARMDRSRALIRGDREDAVVTVDVTGPPEGRRGILTMIRGELRAITATIPGLTCQERVPVPGYPGVWVPYDHLLNLEAAGRRTVVPQGLTIEFPVRELLAGVDEPVPVPVGQAQVEPAPQPAPPPPVDGTPWQPREAMWLGVLLLGGLLLLAVAVRLLKLGPAIIAVALPAVVVLAFVVLRVTGRVSEGALTDIVKGVLTRKDGESP